The following coding sequences lie in one Lolium perenne isolate Kyuss_39 chromosome 2, Kyuss_2.0, whole genome shotgun sequence genomic window:
- the LOC127331501 gene encoding B3 domain-containing protein Os07g0679700, whose translation MAAAAATPKRCMNSACGAPAAGAGEWRKGWPLRSGAGFALLCDKCGLAYEQLVFCDIFHQKESGWRDCSFCGKHLHCGCVASKYSFDLLDSGGVQCVNCIKNSGAQSVPSQVSPKLFLSQSNQRLFGKSDEFLPGRPLESPSLMLDSRNDVVAIISKSHHPFMVKNIEAGQSSNILRQKEIENGARQIKWEQPTLTMGDMGRLPFLIRPQSALESPQSQCTRRDDNRDPAAESTTSESVSEACLSMSLGIANNGNKMEATSTMERPMLSPTTPFSEGRELATTLSPFQHAQRARHFLSRPPRVAEGAAFDPMKDGFPHLRVARPPAEGRGRNQLLPRYWPRITDQELQQISGDSNSTIIPLFEKVLSASDAGRIGRLVLPKACAEAYFPPISQPEGRPLTIQDAKGKEWHFQFRFWPNNNSRMYVLEGVTPCIQSLQLQAGDTVTFSRIEPGGKLVMGFRKATNTVNLPDSQISAIATGSLLGDTLFSSTNENLSIVNGYSGFLQSMKGAADLQPSSLFDHHANSVDGDASWLKADRFGGRPDEGSLQFLQKRSRNIGSKSRRLLIDAEDALELKLSWEEAQELLRPAPSAKPTVVMIEDYEFEEYDEPPVFAKRSIFTVRSTGEQDQWIQCDDCSKWRRLPLNVIVASKWTCIDNTWDSKSCSCSAPEELAQKELQSILQQYEDIRRRKSSFFLKQNISEMDPSNLDALATAAVFGEVGNQGVASVATTTKHPRHRPGCTCIVCIQPPSGKGPKHNPSCTCNVCMTVRRRFKTLMMRKKQRQSEREEAEASKKIAWMGRDDPEGSNLSRSPQTVDTTRDGDVIMFDKVDTNKSHIDLNFHPGNRGEEQHGGQPRVSMVSLLEVANRPLESYMKQNGLVSLAVEQGNSGTAPILPQPAPMESEERPSDEGQLTLVERERDPADNMAVDEAADENQGNAVSASDNAAA comes from the exons ATGGCGGCTGCGGCGGCGACGCCCAAGAGGTGCATGAACTCCGCGTGCGGCGCGCCGGCGGCGGGGGCGGGGGAGTGGAGGAAGGGCTGGCCGCTGCGATCCGGCGCCGGCTTTGCGCTCCTCTGCGACAAGTGCGG GTTGGCATATGAGCAGCTTGTCTTCTGCGATATATTCCACCAAAAGGAGTCTGGCTGGAGGGACTGCTCGTTTTGTGGGAAG CATCTCCATTGCGGATGTGTCGCTTCAAAGTATTCCTTTGATCTACTTGATAGCGGAGGAGTTCAATGTGTGAATTGCATCAAAAACTCTGGAGCTCAATCT GTTCCATCTCAAGTGTCCCCGAAGCTTTTCTTGTCTCAAAGTAACCAGAGACTCTTCGGTAAGAGCGATGAGTTTTTGCCAGGTAGACCGTTGGAGTCACCTTCCCTAATGCTTGACTCCAGAAATGATGTTGTTGCTATTATTTCCAAGAGCCATCACCCATTCATGGTAAAAAACATAGAAGCTGGGCAAAGCAGTAACATTCTGAGGCAAAAAGAAATTGAAAATGGAGCAAGGCAGATTAAATGGGAGCAGCCAACCCTCACTATGGGGGACATGGGAAGGTTGCCTTTCTTAATTAGGCCTCAAAGTGCACTAGAGTCTCCCCAATCCCAATGTACTCGAAGGGATGATAATAGAGATCCAGCTGCTGAGAGCACAACAAGCGAATCTGTTTCTGAGGCGTGTCTCAGCATGAGCTTGGGAATTGCTAATAACGGAAACAAGATGGAGGCTACTTCGACAATGGAAAGACCTATGCTATCACCAACAACGCCATTTTCTGAAGGAAGGGAACTTGCCACTACATTATCTCCATTTCAGCATGCACAGAGAGCTCGGCATTTTCTGAGCAGACCACCAAGGGTGGCCGAAGGTGCTGCTTTTGATCCAATGAAAGATGGCTTTCCTCATCTTCGCGTTGCGAGACCACCTGCTGAGGGAAGGGGTCGCAATCAGTTACTTCCTCGGTATTGGCCAAGAATTACTGACCAAGAGCTGCAGCAAATTTCTGGAGA TTCAAATTCAACCATCATTCCACTGTTTGAGAAAGTTTTAAGTGCTAGTGATGCAGGCCGCATAGGACGCCTTGTTCTTCCAAAAGCCTGTGCTGAG GCATATTTCCCTCCGATCTCTCAGCCGGAAGGTCGTCCCTTGACAATTCAAGATGCAAAAGGCAAAGAATGGCATTTTCAGTTCAGATTCTGGCCAAATAACAACAGCAGAATGTATGTGTTGGAGGGTGTTACACCATGCATACAGTCCTTACAATTACAAGCTGGTGATACAG TGACTTTCAGTCGGATAGAACCAGGAGGGAAACTTGTTATGGGCTTCCGGAAGGCCACAAACACTGTCAATTTGCCA GACTCACAGATTTCAGCTATTGCAACTGGTTCCCTTCTCGGTGATACATTATTTTCTAGTACCAACGAGAATCTATCAATAGTAAACGGCTATTCAGGATTTCTTCAGTCAATGAAGGGAGCTGCAGATCTCCAGCCAAGCTCTCTATTTGATCATCATGCTAACTCAGTTGACGGAGATGCTAGTTGGCTTAAGGCGGATAGATTTGGTGGCAGGCCAGATGAGGGGTCTTTGCAGTTCTTACAAAAAAGAAGCCGCAATATTGGTTCTAAAAGCAGGAGGCTTTTAATTGATGCCGAAGATGCATTAGAACTGAAGCTTTCCTGGGAAGAGGCTCAGGAGTTGTTACGTCCTGCTCCATCTGCAAAACCAACAGTTGTGATGATCGAGGACTATGAATTTGAAGAATATGAT GAACCTCCTGTCTTTGCAAAGAGATCAATTTTCACAGTTCGTTCTACGGG GGAACAAGATCAATGGATTCAGTGTGATGATTGCTCAAAATGGCGCCGGTTGCCTCTTAATGTTATTGTCGCCTCCAAGTGGACATGTATTGACAACACATGGGATTCAAAAAG CTGTTCCTGCTCTGCACCTGAAGAATTAGCCCAGAAAGAGTTGCAAAGTATTCTCCAGCAGTATGAAG atatcaggaggcggaagagcagTTTTTTTCTGAAGCAGAACATCTCTGAAATGGATCCATCAAACCTTGACGCCTTGGCCACTGCTGCAGTCTTTGGAGAGGTCGGGAACCAAGGTGTTGCTTCGGTTGCAACGACTACCAAGCACCCCCGGCACCGCCCTGGCTGCACTTGCATAGTGTGTATCCAGCCACCTAGCGGCAAGGGCCCAAAGCACAACCCGTCCTGCACTTGCAACGTCTGCATGACCGTCAGGCGCCGTTTCAAGAcattgatgatgaggaagaagcaaCGGCAGTCTGAAAGAGAGGAAGCAGAGGCGAGCAAGAAGATCGCTTGGATGGGCAGAGACGACCCTGAGGGAAGTAACCTATCACGGTCCCCCCAGACGGTGGACACCACACGAGATGGCGATGTGATCATGTTCGACAAGGTTGACACGAACAAGAGTCACATAGACCTCAACTTTCATCCTGGCAACCGAGGCGAGGAGCAGCATGGTGGACAGCCTCGGGTGAGCATGGTCAGCCTTCTCGAGGTCGCAAACCGCCCCCTCGAGAGCTACATGAAGCAGAATGGCCTCGTGAGCCTGGCAGTGGAGCAAGGGAACTCTGGCACGGCTCCGATTCTTCCTCAACCTGCTCCAATGGAGAGCGAAGAGCGACCCTCCGATGAGGGGCAGCTCACGTTGGTGGAGCGGGAGAGAGATCCTGCAGACAATATGGCCGTCGACGAGGCAGCTGATGAGAACCAGGGTAACGCTGTCAGTGCCAGTGACAACGCTGCTGCCTGA